The stretch of DNA TGTTTTATTTCTGTCTGGGctgttgtttttctttggCCAAGCCCAGAAGCCCAATCTCTTAAGTGAGAGTAGCTGGATTGCTGCCACGTGTCCCTCTCACTCGGATGGTGTTTCCTGACCGTTGGATGGAGGGTTTGTGAGATGTGTGGTTATGAGATGTGTGAGCCGGTTGGTTTTGATTATTCATTCGAtactcctctctctctcactacTCTCTGAATTCTCTCTACTTCTCCAACTGCTTCTCTGGTTAATTCTTTGGGGTTACTCACCATTCTTGTGTGAATATCCAAGTGTTGAGTGGTAGGAAGGCAACTGCTTCGGTTGCTTGTGGTGTGAGAACGAGGGTTTCTGATCTAAGGGGTTTCAGTGACCTAATCCGGTGTATAAGGGTGATGTGGTGAAGGTATTGACGGTTTGAGGGTAATCTCCAGTCAATTCATCGGTGCTCCCTTGGATTCGGTTCTAGTTGAATAGATCTGGGCTATGTGGCGGGCTCTGAGCCATTTTCTGTGATCTATTTCGTTTCCCTTGTGATAGCTTCTAGTTTTCTGATCCGAATGGATCATGTGTGAAGTTACTAACCTTCTTCTTGAGTGTGCAGGATTCTTGCTAAGGAAGATGAACCAGCTAGGGTTTCGGTTGAGAGATCTGTAATAGTTAGGGTTCCAATTCTTGTATCTTGTGTACACTTACACTTCTCTAATAGTGTATATCAGCCGCGTGGGTGAGAGTTTGGCTGAGCTCtcttgtacaagaacaaagaggtcttggtaattagtgaatccgaccctaatctgatccctacagcTCTATTGCGTCTCTTCCTCGTCTTATATTGATATCCAATCCTGAAAAAGATTTCCACCAACCATCTTGGCCTTCCACTTCTTATAATCATATAACCAATTCCAATACCAACCATAAATCCACATCCATACCCCATCACCACACTTCTCCAACCAAATCCATCTATGAATTCatattcatcatcttcttcttcttctccaagcTGCGTCGATTTCCCATCATCCTCTGTGCATTTTCTTGTCAACGGAAGTCCACACAATCCCATGTTTCCCATGTATGAATCATTATCAAATGTGAAGAATTGATTAGATCGTGGTATTTGCCCAACAAAATTGTTCACTGAAAGGTTTAATTTCGCAAGAAATATCAACCTCGACAATTCACTTGGAATTTCCCCATCCAATTTGTTCATTGACAAGTCCAACGATTTGAGTTCTCCCATGTTTCCAATAGATGAAGGTATATGTCCTGTGAGGCTATTGCGGGACAAGTTCAAGTATCTGAGAATCTTAAGTTTTCCTATGGAAGGTGGAATAATTCCAGAGAATCTATTGGAAGACAGATCTATTGTCGTAAAGGTTTCCAATAGTCTATTCAATAACTGATCTTGACCTTTCAATGTAAGCCTCATCTCCAAATTTGCTAGAAAGCTATCATAATCTTATTCTATTGCCTCTGTCATTGCTTTGaaattcttgaaatatatttgaGGTAGAGAGCCCACAAATTCATTATAGGATACATCTAAAACTTGCAACATAGGAAATGGAATCTTGGTTGATGAAGGACGTGactgaaggaactggcagcgaaAGCGCTCACATTAAATCGATTTCATAATAATCCtaatctatttagcagattatttagacaaattctattctcgtaattatcacatgtatcatgctcataactcaaataaatcatgctttaaattaattaaaacctaaaacatgcttttctacggtttagctattataccttgatgattctccaaagaatcgaagatagctagcgcattctccacgtgaagatctttagtacaaaaccacagatcttctgtctggttcccggactgtaaactgatatcagggtgggctgatctcacc from Salvia hispanica cultivar TCC Black 2014 unplaced genomic scaffold, UniMelb_Shisp_WGS_1.0 HiC_scaffold_47, whole genome shotgun sequence encodes:
- the LOC125199342 gene encoding receptor-like protein 9DC3; amino-acid sequence: MRLTLKGQDQLLNRLLETFTTIDLSSNRFSGIIPPSIGKLKILRYLNLSRNSLTGHIPSSIGNMGELKSLDLSMNKLDGEIPSELSRLIFLAKLNLSVNNFVGQIPRSNQFFTFDNDSYMGNMGLCGLPLTRKCTEDDGKSTQLGEEEEDDEYEFIDGFGWRSVVMGYGCGFMVGIGIGLDINIRRGRDAIEL